A single genomic interval of Bacillota bacterium harbors:
- a CDS encoding DinB family protein encodes MNAVDFFLRLHAVVHSKRVATAEGGWSALESVLRDATEEELRATPLGMTSIVWALWHIARIEDVAANVIIAGRPQVLDEGGWAERMSVPRRDVGTGMSKDDMRRLSRDVVLPALLEYRDAVGLRTREVATTMATERWEETYGLPESRRVLDSGAIMPGMERMDKFWTGKSMSWFLYWVCAEHSVMHLSRADVVRDLLKSSPPAE; translated from the coding sequence ATGAACGCTGTCGACTTCTTCCTTCGTTTGCACGCCGTGGTCCACTCGAAGCGCGTGGCGACGGCCGAGGGCGGCTGGTCGGCCCTGGAGAGCGTCCTCCGCGACGCGACCGAGGAAGAGCTGCGTGCCACGCCGCTGGGGATGACCTCGATCGTCTGGGCCCTCTGGCACATCGCCCGCATCGAGGACGTCGCCGCCAACGTCATCATCGCCGGGCGCCCGCAGGTGCTCGACGAGGGCGGTTGGGCCGAGCGGATGAGCGTGCCCCGGCGGGACGTGGGCACCGGCATGTCCAAAGACGACATGCGTCGGCTCAGTCGCGACGTGGTTCTTCCCGCCCTCCTGGAATACCGCGACGCCGTCGGCTTACGGACGCGGGAAGTGGCGACGACCATGGCCACGGAGCGATGGGAAGAGACCTACGGACTGCCCGAATCGAGGCGCGTCCTGGATTCCGGAGCCATCATGCCGGGGATGGAGCGGATGGATAAGTTCTGGACCGGCAAGTCGATGTCTTGGTTCCTCTACTGGGTTTGCGCCGAGCACAGCGTGATGCACTTGAGCCGGGCGGACGTCGTTCGCGATCTGCTGAAGTCGAGCCCGCCGGCGGAATAG
- a CDS encoding FtsX-like permease family protein, which produces MTQKGQAFEIPVALNLHGYVQIETDSTVQRLNLKGADYSNPSAVAEIIGQKGGVKYLDSLPGSQVLSLSLDPSDYQEAFYQGLNTAFGPGRYTALLFAPPGSVAYQPAPDLLGQKVLAAVPVGINITVHEPVFRKPPDKPTEANILFKLTGTFDIEKLGPESPGGLAVPADNYVPPLLTMTHDAAGRPLAKPRTLRPNGDPYSYIQEPPLMLTTMQAARLIAGDTSISSVRVRVAGIDQYSPEAQQKLERVAAEIVRRTGLHVTITAGASAEKTLVFLPGFGSVPAAGYIEEWWTKAGVNVEVRQRIQWENLVFFLIVLAVAGLYVGNTAMVTTLQKQGELGLLKALGWTDGSVAGRVLMQFFGPALLAGLLGVLLSQGVAWAGHLRLSFLEAAMVLPASLLVALFGIAAGLGVARRATPILALRRGDVRVTARRRGRAAKGSLGLWGLAWSGLAGRPGTTTVNVIVTAVADGFLILLVSLLTSTRGYLRGTLLGRYILLHVETYHLAMAVVALMVAAVAAADSALLGVIRRRAQLGLLAATGWTPPHRFRLVLAEGIILGVMGAFGGLLLGTASTLAVTQGRLTLSKALASGGPSAAVPLIIVPLAALGAAWRASRLAPGPALRDE; this is translated from the coding sequence GTGACGCAGAAGGGCCAGGCCTTTGAGATACCCGTCGCTCTCAACCTGCACGGGTACGTCCAGATAGAAACGGACTCCACCGTTCAACGCCTGAACCTCAAGGGGGCAGACTACTCCAACCCATCGGCGGTGGCTGAGATCATCGGGCAAAAGGGCGGGGTGAAGTACCTTGACTCTTTGCCTGGATCCCAGGTGCTCTCATTGTCCCTAGACCCCAGCGACTACCAGGAGGCGTTCTACCAAGGTCTCAACACGGCCTTTGGCCCGGGGCGTTACACGGCTCTCCTGTTTGCACCCCCCGGATCGGTAGCCTATCAGCCGGCTCCGGACCTGCTTGGCCAGAAGGTTCTCGCCGCTGTGCCGGTAGGCATAAACATCACCGTCCACGAGCCTGTCTTCAGGAAGCCACCGGACAAGCCCACGGAAGCCAACATCCTCTTTAAGCTCACCGGGACTTTCGATATCGAGAAACTCGGCCCGGAGAGTCCCGGAGGCCTGGCCGTACCGGCGGACAACTACGTTCCACCCCTCCTCACCATGACCCACGATGCTGCGGGCCGTCCACTGGCGAAACCGAGGACGTTGCGCCCCAACGGCGACCCATATAGCTACATCCAGGAGCCACCCTTGATGCTGACGACGATGCAGGCGGCCCGCCTCATCGCCGGAGACACAAGCATCTCGTCCGTCCGCGTGCGCGTCGCCGGCATCGATCAGTACTCCCCCGAAGCCCAGCAGAAGCTAGAACGAGTGGCTGCTGAGATCGTCCGGCGGACGGGCCTTCACGTGACCATCACCGCCGGGGCCTCGGCCGAGAAGACCCTCGTCTTCCTACCCGGCTTCGGCAGCGTGCCCGCGGCTGGCTACATTGAGGAGTGGTGGACGAAGGCCGGGGTCAACGTCGAGGTCAGGCAGCGGATCCAGTGGGAGAACCTGGTCTTCTTCCTGATCGTCTTGGCGGTGGCCGGCCTCTACGTTGGCAACACGGCCATGGTGACAACCCTTCAGAAGCAGGGCGAACTCGGGCTGCTGAAGGCCCTGGGGTGGACCGATGGGAGCGTCGCAGGGCGCGTCCTAATGCAATTCTTCGGACCGGCCTTGCTGGCTGGGCTGCTGGGAGTGCTACTATCCCAAGGCGTCGCCTGGGCCGGACACCTGCGTTTGTCCTTCCTCGAGGCGGCGATGGTCCTGCCGGCCAGCCTCCTTGTGGCTCTCTTCGGGATTGCGGCCGGCCTTGGTGTGGCCCGTCGGGCGACCCCTATCCTCGCCCTGAGAAGAGGCGATGTCCGTGTTACCGCCCGTCGCCGTGGGCGGGCCGCAAAAGGCAGCCTCGGCCTCTGGGGCTTGGCCTGGAGCGGGCTGGCCGGGCGCCCCGGGACGACCACGGTGAACGTCATCGTCACCGCCGTGGCCGATGGGTTCCTGATCCTGTTGGTCTCCCTTCTCACCTCGACCAGGGGCTACCTCAGGGGGACGCTCCTCGGCCGGTACATCCTGCTCCACGTCGAGACCTATCACCTGGCTATGGCCGTCGTCGCCCTGATGGTCGCGGCGGTCGCCGCGGCCGATTCGGCCCTCCTGGGCGTCATCCGACGTCGGGCGCAGCTGGGTCTGCTGGCGGCCACCGGATGGACCCCCCCTCACCGCTTTCGGCTGGTCTTGGCTGAGGGCATCATCCTTGGAGTAATGGGCGCTTTTGGCGGGCTGCTCCTCGGAACCGCCTCGACCCTCGCCGTGACCCAGGGCCGCCTGACCCTGTCGAAGGCCCTGGCGTCCGGCGGGCCGTCGGCCGCCGTGCCTCTGATCATCGTTCCGCTGGCCGCCCTCGGCGCGGCTTGGCGAGCATCAAGGCTTGCGCCCGGCCCGGCCCTGCGGGACGAATGA
- the asnB gene encoding asparagine synthase (glutamine-hydrolyzing): MCGIYGFLGQPNSGLLNRMGKVLVHRGPDDVGSLELPWISLGHRRLSIIDLATGHQPLANEDETVWLVYNGEVYNYRELRAELVERGHVFKTNSDSEVIVHAYEEYGPDCFKGFNGMWAVVLADLRRNRLILARDHFGIKPLYYTIAGGRLLFASEIKALLQDPSAPSRPNDQMVYEYLVHGLHDHKPETFFEGIYHLMPATYAEIDGAAMAALSDGEGLAARAVTYWTPELSEDGSADPDEFRRLFEKTVERRLVAEVPVGSCLSGGLDSTSIVSFMSGLLKSQTPDAASLRGQLKTFSAVFDNDPIDERDYIAEAVKATGADTTYIRPTSEDFVEELRDFIWHQEEPLISTGPYAQWCVMREARKQVTVLLDGQGGDELLAGYVPYQYVYLAQLWKERKYGRFLREVWAARDVLKPLLTRRLRDRRKGFPLRSLLRKEFTDRVVDPGYTRSRNNLKLRLLQDLTTYSLPCLLRYEDKNSMAHSLESRVPYLDQELVEWILRLPSDVIIRDGWSRWILRTGLKGVLPEKIRRRRWKVGFTTPEIRWIKARRAAFTSLLRSPSFANRPYWDGEAVARAFLAANRGKIDFSMFFWRVINVELWLREFIDARAVDELIAAEPGAGAARTAPNQAALDEAAEAVAAVAATAETSPTRGRLADLGDRLAVRLTGTGEAARLAETYRPNAGKHLFAAVGGRVYARLPVKTGIVKSGDDLVAFFKESVGRHVQPGDIVVIAEKPVAISQGRSFPIEEIEVTWLAKALSKAVTKTPHGIGLGIPQTMQLALNEAGAPRILLATAVSAVARVFGRRGIFYKIAGPTVEAIDGPTPGTLPPYNRQAKLGPKDPMDVAAKLAAAIGPQVGVAIIDASDLTADVLGHAAGVDPRLVETLMRDNPLGQGHQQTPIAILREVGRLAAVA, encoded by the coding sequence ATGTGTGGAATCTACGGCTTTCTTGGTCAGCCAAATAGTGGCCTATTGAACCGAATGGGCAAGGTCCTCGTCCACCGCGGGCCGGACGACGTCGGTTCGCTCGAGCTGCCCTGGATCAGCCTGGGTCATCGCCGGCTGTCCATCATCGACCTGGCCACCGGCCATCAGCCGCTGGCCAACGAGGATGAGACGGTTTGGTTGGTCTATAACGGCGAGGTCTACAATTACCGCGAATTGCGGGCCGAGCTGGTCGAGCGTGGTCATGTCTTCAAGACCAACAGCGACAGCGAGGTCATCGTCCACGCCTATGAAGAATACGGCCCCGACTGCTTCAAGGGCTTCAACGGCATGTGGGCGGTGGTCCTGGCCGACCTCCGCCGGAACCGGCTGATCCTGGCCCGCGACCACTTCGGGATCAAACCCCTGTACTACACCATCGCCGGCGGCCGGCTCCTCTTCGCCTCGGAGATCAAGGCCCTTCTTCAGGATCCCTCGGCGCCATCCCGACCGAACGACCAGATGGTCTACGAGTACCTTGTCCACGGTCTCCACGACCACAAGCCAGAGACCTTCTTCGAGGGCATCTATCACCTGATGCCGGCGACCTACGCCGAGATCGACGGGGCGGCCATGGCCGCTCTGTCGGACGGAGAGGGCCTGGCTGCGCGGGCCGTCACCTATTGGACGCCAGAGCTCAGCGAGGACGGCTCGGCCGACCCCGACGAGTTCCGCCGGCTCTTCGAGAAGACCGTGGAGCGCCGCTTGGTGGCCGAAGTGCCGGTCGGCTCGTGCCTGTCCGGCGGCCTCGACTCGACGTCCATCGTCAGCTTCATGAGCGGCCTTTTGAAGTCCCAGACGCCCGACGCGGCCTCGTTGCGCGGGCAGCTGAAGACGTTCTCCGCCGTCTTCGACAACGATCCCATTGATGAGCGGGACTACATCGCCGAAGCCGTCAAGGCCACCGGCGCCGACACCACCTACATCCGTCCGACCTCGGAGGACTTCGTCGAGGAGCTCCGCGACTTCATCTGGCATCAGGAGGAGCCCCTCATCAGCACCGGGCCTTACGCCCAGTGGTGCGTCATGCGCGAGGCACGGAAGCAGGTCACCGTCCTCCTCGACGGGCAGGGCGGCGACGAACTGCTCGCCGGATACGTCCCCTATCAGTACGTCTACCTGGCTCAGCTTTGGAAGGAAAGGAAGTACGGGAGATTCCTCCGCGAAGTCTGGGCGGCCAGGGATGTCCTCAAGCCGCTCCTCACCCGGCGGCTGCGCGATCGCCGGAAGGGCTTCCCCCTGCGCAGCCTGCTGCGCAAGGAGTTCACCGACCGGGTCGTCGACCCGGGCTACACCCGCTCGCGGAACAACCTGAAGCTCCGTCTGCTCCAGGACCTGACCACCTACAGCCTGCCGTGCCTGCTGCGCTACGAGGACAAGAACTCGATGGCCCACTCGCTCGAGTCCCGCGTGCCTTACCTGGACCAGGAACTCGTCGAGTGGATCCTCCGGCTGCCGTCCGACGTCATCATCCGCGACGGCTGGAGCCGCTGGATCCTGCGCACCGGGCTGAAGGGCGTGCTCCCCGAGAAGATCCGGCGACGCCGCTGGAAGGTCGGGTTCACGACCCCCGAGATCCGTTGGATCAAGGCCCGGCGGGCCGCCTTCACCAGCCTTCTTCGGTCGCCGTCCTTCGCCAACCGACCCTACTGGGACGGCGAAGCGGTGGCCCGCGCCTTCCTGGCCGCCAACCGGGGTAAGATCGACTTCTCCATGTTCTTCTGGCGGGTCATCAACGTCGAGTTGTGGCTGCGCGAATTTATCGACGCCCGGGCGGTCGACGAGCTCATCGCGGCCGAGCCTGGGGCCGGCGCCGCCCGGACCGCGCCCAATCAGGCCGCGCTCGATGAGGCCGCCGAAGCCGTGGCGGCGGTGGCGGCGACGGCCGAGACCAGCCCCACCCGGGGGCGCCTGGCCGACCTCGGCGACCGGCTGGCCGTCAGGCTGACCGGCACCGGCGAGGCCGCCCGGCTGGCCGAGACCTATCGCCCCAACGCCGGCAAGCACCTCTTCGCCGCCGTCGGCGGACGGGTCTACGCCCGCCTGCCGGTCAAGACCGGCATCGTTAAGTCCGGCGACGACCTGGTCGCCTTCTTCAAGGAGTCCGTCGGCCGTCACGTGCAGCCGGGCGACATCGTCGTGATCGCCGAGAAGCCCGTGGCCATCAGCCAGGGCCGGTCCTTCCCGATCGAGGAGATCGAAGTGACCTGGCTGGCCAAGGCCCTCTCCAAGGCGGTCACCAAGACGCCGCACGGCATCGGCCTGGGCATCCCCCAGACCATGCAGTTGGCTTTGAACGAGGCCGGCGCGCCCAGGATCCTTCTGGCCACGGCGGTCTCCGCCGTCGCCAGGGTCTTCGGCCGCCGCGGGATCTTCTACAAGATCGCCGGTCCGACGGTCGAGGCCATCGACGGCCCGACCCCCGGGACCCTGCCACCGTACAATCGCCAGGCCAAGCTCGGACCGAAGGACCCCATGGACGTCGCGGCGAAGCTGGCGGCGGCCATCGGCCCGCAGGTTGGGGTGGCCATCATCGACGCCAGCGACCTCACCGCCGACGTCCTCGGTCACGCGGCCGGGGTCGACCCGAGACTGGTCGAGACCTTGATGCGGGACAACCCGCTCGGCCAGGGCCACCAACAGACGCCCATCGCCATCCTGCGCGAGGTGGGGCGCCTGGCGGCCGTGGCCTGA
- a CDS encoding ABC transporter ATP-binding protein — MAVQPAVVSARGLRKAYPSGEGQVLAVDAVDLDIGQGDFVSLMGPSGSGKSTLLYLIGTLEKPDAGSLSLDGRDVAGLKPKSLAELRRRLIGFVFQQFHLIPTLTALDHVMVPLAPYAKRRPLRERASSLLAAVGLEGRAHHLPSQLSGGEQQRVAIARALIAEPRLILADEPTGNLDSASGEQVVKLLLDLVAGQGVTLIIATHDTELAGLASTRLRMRDGRLACIAS; from the coding sequence ATGGCCGTCCAACCTGCGGTTGTCTCAGCCCGCGGATTGCGCAAAGCCTACCCGAGTGGTGAGGGCCAGGTGCTCGCCGTCGATGCCGTCGACCTGGACATCGGGCAGGGGGATTTCGTCAGCCTGATGGGGCCCTCCGGGTCCGGCAAGTCGACCCTCCTGTACCTCATCGGGACCCTGGAGAAGCCCGACGCCGGCTCGCTATCCCTGGATGGCCGCGATGTGGCCGGGCTCAAACCCAAGTCCCTGGCCGAATTGCGCCGCCGGCTGATCGGCTTCGTCTTTCAGCAGTTCCACCTCATCCCGACCCTGACCGCCCTCGACCACGTGATGGTCCCGCTGGCTCCCTACGCCAAGCGCCGGCCGTTGAGGGAACGGGCTTCATCTCTACTCGCTGCCGTCGGGCTTGAGGGCCGGGCCCACCACCTGCCAAGCCAGCTCTCCGGGGGCGAGCAACAACGGGTGGCCATCGCCAGGGCCCTCATCGCCGAGCCCCGGCTGATTCTGGCCGACGAACCCACCGGGAACCTCGACTCAGCCTCGGGCGAGCAGGTCGTCAAGCTCCTCCTCGACCTCGTCGCCGGCCAGGGGGTGACCCTCATAATCGCTACGCACGATACCGAATTGGCCGGATTGGCCAGCACACGGCTCAGGATGAGAGACGGCCGGCTCGCCTGCATAGCCAGCTGA
- a CDS encoding creatininase family protein produces the protein MTDQRPCLYLHDMTWPEVKAALPQIKLAIIPVGSTEQHGPHATFEMDTVGSREFSRLLGERLYPNALVAPVVPMGVSGHHMHFPGTITLQPETLIAVLMDMVRALHAHGLRRFFFANGHGGNCPVLSIVTQKIRHEMSCPAAWATVPYDAVDDLYKEHVKSPVNGHSCDGEVSVMLHLYPRAIRREALTPGKIVQPVQEKIDKWPWAAEPRFFDEETENGALGDATKATPEIGKLLVEAGLDRITDYLRDFMER, from the coding sequence TTGACCGATCAAAGACCGTGCCTCTACCTGCACGACATGACCTGGCCCGAAGTCAAGGCCGCTCTCCCGCAGATAAAACTGGCCATCATCCCGGTGGGTTCGACCGAGCAACATGGGCCGCACGCGACGTTCGAGATGGACACGGTCGGGTCGAGGGAGTTCTCGAGGCTGCTGGGCGAGCGGTTGTACCCCAACGCCCTCGTTGCCCCCGTGGTCCCCATGGGCGTCTCCGGCCACCACATGCACTTCCCCGGGACCATCACCCTTCAGCCCGAGACGCTCATCGCCGTGCTGATGGACATGGTCAGAGCGCTGCATGCCCACGGGCTCAGGCGTTTCTTCTTCGCCAACGGGCACGGCGGGAATTGCCCCGTCCTCAGCATCGTGACCCAGAAGATTAGGCACGAGATGAGCTGCCCGGCGGCCTGGGCGACCGTACCGTACGACGCGGTCGACGACCTCTACAAAGAGCACGTCAAATCCCCGGTCAACGGGCACTCCTGCGACGGAGAGGTGTCCGTGATGCTGCACCTCTATCCGCGGGCGATAAGGCGGGAGGCCCTGACACCCGGCAAGATCGTCCAGCCGGTGCAGGAGAAGATCGACAAGTGGCCATGGGCCGCTGAACCCCGGTTCTTCGACGAGGAAACCGAGAACGGGGCCCTCGGCGACGCGACCAAGGCCACTCCCGAGATAGGGAAGCTGCTCGTCGAGGCCGGTTTGGATCGGATCACGGACTACCTCAGGGACTTCATGGAGCGGTAG
- a CDS encoding (Fe-S)-binding protein has protein sequence MEVEKGREKDQKDRDGVRERDRALDAHWTPPGKDCGLCGARNCEEFRGLLATGERAVDDCAFYEAQAPVADISTVCATDTTDVLGNAWDFVLGPLPGEPSARKVVLPFRGDLVEKWGITRGDIVLGRPFGAGCPVQHVLKVIEADPVTGVLETWCVGPAFARGRPVKDVGGYHMLGFVGMATRQRRAPMFGVRHTFLPGFCMMHLNHTGLVNMMLRKEAGLQVRLEDIRILAGVPG, from the coding sequence ATGGAAGTCGAAAAGGGCCGCGAAAAGGACCAAAAGGATCGCGACGGGGTCCGCGAAAGGGACCGCGCCCTCGACGCCCACTGGACCCCGCCCGGAAAGGACTGCGGCCTCTGCGGCGCCCGCAACTGCGAGGAGTTCCGCGGCCTGCTGGCCACGGGCGAGCGGGCCGTCGATGATTGCGCCTTCTACGAGGCTCAGGCACCCGTGGCCGACATCTCCACCGTCTGCGCCACCGACACCACCGACGTCCTCGGCAACGCCTGGGACTTTGTCCTGGGACCGCTGCCCGGGGAGCCGTCGGCCCGGAAGGTCGTCCTGCCGTTCCGCGGGGACCTGGTCGAGAAGTGGGGGATCACCCGAGGCGACATCGTCCTTGGGCGGCCCTTCGGGGCCGGTTGCCCCGTCCAGCATGTGCTTAAGGTCATCGAGGCCGACCCGGTCACCGGCGTCCTCGAGACCTGGTGCGTCGGACCGGCCTTCGCCCGCGGCCGCCCGGTCAAGGATGTCGGCGGTTACCACATGCTGGGCTTCGTCGGCATGGCGACAAGGCAGCGACGGGCGCCCATGTTCGGCGTCCGGCACACCTTCCTGCCCGGCTTCTGCATGATGCACCTGAACCACACCGGGCTCGTCAACATGATGTTGCGGAAAGAGGCGGGGCTGCAGGTCCGGCTGGAGGACATCCGGATCCTGGCCGGGGTGCCGGGGTAG
- a CDS encoding sigma-70 family RNA polymerase sigma factor, whose amino-acid sequence MTPSTKESRSRKDLPRVRAVFQDAYRQAWRELYRYVYRRVQNREEAEDITQEAYSRAFARGTGEPPSRWYLQTVALNVIRDRWRRRRTCGQEVPLEQVWLERLGGAGGDDPEGAVERAWMEGLLNRLPKEQQTVIRLRIVEGYSRVETAGRLGISEDAVRDLQYRAVQTLRRLIREPIEEETR is encoded by the coding sequence ATGACGCCCTCAACCAAGGAATCACGGTCACGAAAGGACCTTCCACGGGTTCGAGCGGTCTTCCAAGACGCCTACCGCCAAGCCTGGCGGGAGCTGTACCGGTACGTCTATCGCCGGGTCCAGAACCGCGAGGAAGCCGAGGACATCACCCAGGAGGCCTATTCTCGGGCCTTCGCCCGGGGGACGGGCGAACCTCCCTCCCGCTGGTACCTTCAGACCGTCGCCCTCAACGTCATCCGAGACCGTTGGCGGAGGCGGAGAACCTGCGGCCAGGAGGTCCCTCTCGAACAAGTCTGGCTCGAACGATTGGGCGGCGCCGGCGGCGACGACCCCGAGGGGGCCGTGGAACGGGCCTGGATGGAGGGTCTCCTGAACCGGCTCCCCAAAGAGCAACAAACCGTCATCCGCCTGAGGATCGTCGAGGGCTATTCCCGCGTCGAGACGGCCGGGCGGCTGGGAATCAGTGAAGACGCGGTCCGCGACCTGCAATACCGGGCCGTCCAGACCCTGCGGAGGCTCATCCGCGAACCCATCGAGGAGGAGACACGTTGA
- a CDS encoding ATP-binding cassette domain-containing protein, whose protein sequence is MLQELSILPGTTKDGRRENFSRLDLRVGEIVSIVGPTGSGKTAFITDIELLAQKDTATGRQVLIDGGVPDEDWRQDPARKPVAMITQNTKCFTDLTVKDFLATHARARRLPLDGLIDETIDLANQFTGEKIGPMMRITTLSGGQTRSLMIADALHICAAPVILLDEIENAGIFKQEVVDTVRRANKMIVFVTHDPVIAILTHKRIVFANGGVVKILERDDAERPAAETLISLDRRLIAAREKLRAGLSLCNEVI, encoded by the coding sequence ATGCTTCAGGAGCTCAGCATTCTTCCCGGGACCACCAAGGATGGTCGCCGGGAAAATTTTTCGCGTCTGGACCTGCGAGTTGGCGAGATCGTCTCCATCGTCGGGCCGACCGGCAGCGGCAAGACGGCCTTCATCACCGACATCGAGCTCCTGGCCCAGAAGGATACGGCCACCGGCCGTCAGGTCCTCATCGACGGGGGGGTCCCCGACGAGGATTGGCGGCAGGACCCGGCCCGCAAGCCCGTGGCGATGATCACCCAGAACACCAAGTGCTTCACCGACCTCACGGTCAAGGACTTCCTGGCGACCCACGCTCGGGCCCGCAGATTGCCATTGGATGGCCTCATCGATGAGACGATCGACCTGGCCAACCAGTTCACCGGCGAGAAGATCGGGCCGATGATGCGGATCACCACCCTGTCCGGCGGGCAGACCCGGTCCCTGATGATCGCCGACGCCCTTCACATCTGCGCGGCCCCGGTCATCCTCCTCGACGAGATCGAGAACGCCGGGATCTTCAAGCAAGAGGTCGTCGACACGGTCCGTCGGGCCAACAAGATGATCGTCTTCGTCACCCACGACCCGGTCATCGCCATCCTGACCCATAAGCGAATCGTCTTCGCCAACGGAGGTGTGGTCAAGATCCTTGAACGTGACGACGCCGAGCGACCGGCCGCCGAGACGCTGATATCCTTGGACCGGCGGCTGATTGCCGCCCGCGAGAAACTGCGCGCCGGCCTATCGCTCTGCAACGAGGTCATCTAG
- a CDS encoding GTP-binding protein — protein sequence MQLLIVAGPPSAGKTALLKQVTARFHKQRRLAFLKIDVVKAFEDEELAAEFGILTSKIYSGDLCPDHAGVMVLGDAIEWAQRNQADLLMVESAGLCLRCTPYLNQGLGIIILSAISGIQSPLKMGSMVSLADIAVVTKIDLVGQAEREVFLQKIREVHPSIRIFETNALQGTSLQKLYDLIAQSPDIDPKGLLLRGVPPLGTCTLCVGKKEIGWQHHFGVVRRLDGAAAEYLFRGE from the coding sequence GTGCAATTGCTGATCGTCGCCGGGCCGCCGTCGGCCGGCAAGACGGCCCTCTTGAAGCAGGTCACCGCCCGCTTCCACAAGCAGCGCCGCCTGGCTTTCCTCAAGATCGACGTGGTCAAGGCCTTTGAAGATGAAGAGCTGGCGGCGGAGTTCGGCATCCTGACCTCCAAGATCTACTCCGGCGACCTCTGTCCAGACCACGCCGGGGTGATGGTCCTGGGTGATGCGATCGAATGGGCCCAGAGGAATCAGGCCGACCTGCTCATGGTCGAGAGCGCGGGGCTCTGCCTACGCTGCACGCCATACCTGAACCAGGGGCTCGGAATCATCATCCTGTCGGCCATCTCCGGCATCCAGAGCCCGCTGAAGATGGGGTCCATGGTCAGCCTGGCCGACATCGCCGTGGTCACCAAGATCGATCTCGTCGGCCAAGCCGAGCGGGAAGTCTTTCTGCAGAAGATCCGCGAGGTTCACCCGAGCATCCGCATCTTCGAGACCAACGCCCTCCAGGGCACGTCCCTCCAAAAGCTCTACGATCTCATCGCCCAGTCGCCGGACATTGACCCCAAGGGCCTGTTGTTGCGAGGCGTGCCGCCCCTCGGCACCTGCACCCTCTGCGTCGGCAAGAAAGAGATCGGCTGGCAACACCACTTCGGCGTGGTCCGCCGGCTCGACGGCGCGGCCGCCGAGTACCTCTTCAGGGGCGAATGA